From Gemmatimonadaceae bacterium, the proteins below share one genomic window:
- a CDS encoding HAMP domain-containing protein, with protein MAGSSIRLRLTGWYATSILVLLLGGALVARGLIRGSLEAEFSRSQDTALSLVRGFFRVEVQEYRHVEATLVHISGELAMPDRRLRFLRPDGAAFVPPPGSRPLPLPTLDPPLRKITAPLDRELAPGWTIELEATAAPLAAQLRAVDRWALLALPVALLLAVTAGWVLTGRTLRPVAAMADAADRISATASGRIPVAVPDDELGRLGARFNALLDRLDGALTHQRRFLADAAHELRTPIARARGAGELALSTSGGGDDREALERTQQELETMSRLVDELMELARADAGQAVVDLQPGFLDDEVAEVVRAFEPFARRQGVALRLDVPQEVPAQLDPLSLRRLVGVLVDNAIRYSPAGGSVLVRVSADGLRPQLTVEDEGIGIPEAERPRLFERFFRGAAARQQAPDGSGLGLAIAQAIAQRHGAEIALRPRAPRGTVANVHFPPA; from the coding sequence GTGGCCGGTTCGAGCATCCGCCTGCGGCTCACGGGCTGGTACGCCACGTCTATCCTCGTGCTGCTCCTGGGCGGCGCGTTGGTGGCCCGCGGGCTGATTCGCGGCTCGCTGGAAGCGGAGTTCTCGCGTTCACAGGACACCGCACTCTCGCTGGTGCGTGGATTCTTCCGCGTGGAGGTGCAGGAATACCGGCACGTCGAGGCCACGCTCGTGCACATCAGCGGCGAACTCGCGATGCCCGACCGCCGGCTGCGCTTCCTCAGGCCCGACGGCGCAGCCTTCGTGCCGCCGCCCGGCTCGCGCCCGCTACCACTGCCGACGCTTGATCCACCACTGCGGAAGATCACGGCCCCACTCGACCGCGAGCTCGCGCCGGGGTGGACCATCGAACTCGAGGCCACGGCCGCGCCGCTCGCCGCGCAGCTCCGGGCCGTGGATCGCTGGGCGCTGCTCGCCCTGCCGGTGGCGCTGCTGCTCGCGGTGACGGCCGGCTGGGTGCTCACCGGCCGGACGTTGCGGCCGGTGGCGGCAATGGCCGATGCCGCGGACCGCATCTCGGCGACCGCCAGCGGGCGCATCCCTGTTGCCGTGCCCGACGACGAACTCGGCCGGCTCGGGGCACGCTTCAACGCGTTGTTGGATCGCCTCGACGGAGCCCTCACGCACCAACGCCGCTTCCTGGCCGACGCGGCGCACGAGCTGCGCACGCCCATTGCCCGGGCCCGCGGTGCCGGCGAACTGGCGCTCTCGACCTCCGGCGGTGGCGACGACCGCGAGGCCCTCGAGCGCACGCAGCAGGAGCTGGAGACTATGTCGCGGTTGGTCGACGAGCTCATGGAGCTGGCGCGCGCCGACGCGGGGCAGGCGGTGGTCGACCTGCAACCGGGGTTCCTCGACGACGAAGTGGCGGAGGTCGTGCGCGCCTTCGAGCCCTTCGCGCGGCGTCAGGGCGTCGCGCTCCGACTCGACGTGCCCCAGGAAGTCCCCGCGCAGTTGGATCCGCTCTCGCTGCGCCGCCTCGTGGGCGTGCTGGTGGACAACGCCATTCGCTACTCGCCGGCTGGTGGCAGCGTGCTCGTGCGCGTCTCGGCGGACGGCCTGCGGCCGCAGTTGACGGTCGAGGACGAGGGCATCGGCATCCCGGAGGCGGAACGCCCGCGCCTGTTCGAACGCTTCTTCCGCGGCGCCGCGGCCCGGCAGCAGGCGCCGGACGGCAGCGGCCTCGGCCTCGCCATCGCGCAGGCGATCGCGCAGCGCCACGGGGCAGAGATCGCGCTCAGGCCGCGCGCACCGCGAGGCACCGTGGCCAACGTGCACTTTCCGCCGGCCTGA
- a CDS encoding response regulator transcription factor: MRLLLVEDDPRMADTADRFLRAAGFAVDHAADGATALRLAERATYDAAVLDLGLPDMNGLEVCRRLRAAGHPMRIVMATARDAVDDRIEGLDTGADDYIVKPYALGELLARLRAVLRRPAESLPTVLHIGSLSLDTATRLARRGTREIPLTAKEFAVLEVLMRHPGAVLTREQISAHAWDDNYDPLSNVIDVYVGRLRKKIDAPGEPPMVETMRGAGYRLASDTPAAAGEGR; encoded by the coding sequence ATGCGACTGCTCCTCGTGGAAGACGACCCCCGGATGGCCGACACGGCCGACCGGTTCCTGCGTGCCGCCGGCTTCGCGGTGGACCACGCCGCCGACGGTGCCACGGCCCTGCGCCTGGCCGAGCGCGCCACGTACGACGCGGCCGTGCTCGACCTCGGATTGCCGGACATGAACGGGCTCGAAGTCTGCCGCCGACTCCGCGCCGCCGGACATCCCATGCGCATCGTCATGGCCACCGCCCGCGATGCGGTGGACGACCGCATCGAAGGCCTCGATACCGGCGCCGACGATTATATCGTCAAACCCTACGCGCTGGGAGAACTGCTGGCGCGCCTGCGGGCGGTGTTGCGCCGGCCGGCCGAGTCCCTGCCGACGGTGCTACACATTGGATCGCTGTCGCTGGACACCGCCACCCGCCTCGCCCGGCGCGGCACGCGCGAGATCCCGCTCACGGCTAAGGAGTTCGCCGTGCTCGAGGTGCTGATGCGGCATCCCGGCGCCGTCCTCACGCGCGAACAGATCAGCGCGCACGCCTGGGACGACAACTACGACCCGCTGAGCAACGTGATCGATGTGTACGTGGGCCGCTTGCGAAAGAAGATCGACGCGCCCGGCGAGCCGCCAATGGTCGAGACGATGCGTGGGGCGGGGTATCGCCTCGCGTCCGACACGCCGGCCGCCGCCGGCGAGGGGCGCTGA
- a CDS encoding patatin-like phospholipase family protein, which produces MTQRPATGFALPPKVALVLGGGGLKGFAHIGVLKVFEERGIRPTVVAGTSIGSLIAAASVGEMPIDEMIHRAKTLKKADLFRINHVGMVTKRMLSPSLYLARPLQALIDDIVPPGTFRDQKRRLLVNTVDLESASQVLWGLPGLQDVRVREAVYASCALPGFFPPGVIGGRTCADGGIADNVPALAASHGMDAVIAVDVGSSNIARARRIAQKGFASIYVRSAQIMMKSLQALQLQDWHRPPLLLVRPAVWHFNWFNFGHVERMIELGYEAAVDALDRVGTSLLLGGVWPRRMVEVSVDRAKCTGCTLCATLAPRMMVMDQDGKAQVQHSPVEWSRADGDFVHQCPTNAIKVEALEGDERRPTQEMPVQLDEEEDETP; this is translated from the coding sequence ATGACGCAGCGCCCGGCGACCGGCTTCGCCCTTCCCCCCAAGGTGGCCCTCGTCCTCGGTGGCGGCGGCCTCAAAGGCTTCGCGCACATCGGCGTCCTCAAGGTCTTCGAGGAACGCGGCATCCGCCCCACCGTCGTGGCCGGCACGAGCATCGGCTCGCTCATCGCGGCCGCCAGCGTTGGCGAGATGCCGATCGACGAGATGATCCACCGGGCGAAGACGCTGAAGAAGGCGGATCTCTTTCGCATCAACCACGTGGGCATGGTCACCAAGCGCATGCTCTCGCCGTCGCTGTACCTCGCGCGGCCGCTGCAGGCGCTGATTGACGACATCGTGCCGCCGGGGACCTTCCGCGACCAGAAGCGGCGTCTGCTGGTGAACACCGTGGACCTTGAGTCGGCCTCCCAGGTGCTTTGGGGCCTGCCGGGCCTCCAAGATGTTCGCGTCCGCGAGGCGGTCTACGCGTCGTGTGCCCTGCCGGGTTTCTTCCCGCCGGGCGTGATTGGCGGCCGCACCTGCGCGGACGGCGGCATCGCCGACAACGTGCCGGCCCTCGCCGCCTCGCACGGCATGGATGCCGTGATCGCGGTGGATGTGGGCTCGTCGAACATCGCCCGGGCGCGGCGGATCGCCCAGAAAGGCTTCGCCTCGATCTACGTGCGCTCCGCGCAAATCATGATGAAGTCATTGCAGGCCCTGCAGCTCCAGGACTGGCACCGCCCGCCGCTGCTGTTGGTGCGGCCGGCCGTCTGGCACTTCAACTGGTTCAACTTCGGCCACGTGGAGCGGATGATCGAGCTGGGCTACGAGGCCGCGGTGGACGCGCTGGATCGCGTGGGCACCTCGCTGCTGCTCGGCGGCGTGTGGCCGCGGCGGATGGTCGAGGTCTCCGTGGACCGCGCCAAGTGTACGGGTTGCACGCTGTGCGCCACGCTGGCCCCCCGGATGATGGTGATGGACCAGGACGGCAAGGCCCAGGTGCAGCACAGCCCGGTGGAGTGGTCGCGCGCCGACGGCGACTTCGTGCACCAGTGCCCGACCAACGCCATCAAGGTCGAGGCGCTGGAGGGCGACGAGCGCCGGCCGACCCAGGAGATGCCGGTGCAGCTGGACGAAGAGGAAGACGAGACGCCCTGA
- the acnA gene encoding aconitate hydratase AcnA codes for MASQNSFRSRDTLTVDGQQYVYYRLDAVAGLPGATVKSLPFSLRVLLENLLRNEDDAFVKKADVEAMATWNVKQPVDKEIAFRTARVLLQDFTGVPCVVDLAAMRDAITALGGDATKINPLQPVDLVIDHSVQVDEYGVDAAMLINTQLEYERNGERYQFLRWGQDALRNFRVVPPGTGICHQVNLEYLGQVAFVGSEGKDKAVYCDSLVGTDSHTTMINGLGVLGWGVGGIEAEAAMLGQPVSMLIPEVVGFKLTGKLPLGATATDLVLTCTEMLRKKKVVGKFVEYYGPGLSSLSLADRATIANMAPEYGATMGFFPVDAETLKYLKLSGRSEHQVKLVEAYTKAQGLFRTDDTPDPVFTDTLELDLATVVPSLAGPKRPQDRIPLTQVKANYGASYKAERERLAAAASAKAAPTPGSAAAAMVAEGGTATLTPSSVACEHRGEKFELKDGAVVIAAITSCTNTSNPSVMLAAGLLAQKAVAAGLKTKPWVKTSLAPGSKVVREYFAKAGVQPALDALGYQIVGYGCTTCIGNSGPLPEPISKAIDDGKLTVAAVLSGNRNFEGRVNPQTRFNYLASPPLVVAYALAGRMDIDLDKEPLGVGKNGPVFLRDIWPTPKEVEDVVLASVKREQFEREYGDVFGGDDEWKAIKAPKGDRYKWDDKSTYVKHPPYFEGMTMTPPGVTPIANARVLGMFADSITTDHISPAGSIAEKSPAGVWLKSLGVEKKDFNSYGARRGNHEVMMRGTFANIRLKNELTPGMEGWWTRTAKDAEPTSFYEAAMSYQKAGTPLVIVAGKEYGTGSSRDWAAKGTALLGVRAVIAESFERIHRSNLVGMGVVPLEFVDGATRQSLGLTGFETITIEGMSDAMKPRATLTVKATGEGGKVTTFTVRSRIDTPEEMNYFRHGGILHYVLRQLAS; via the coding sequence ATGGCTTCCCAGAACAGCTTCCGCAGCCGCGACACGCTGACCGTGGACGGTCAGCAGTACGTCTACTACCGCCTCGACGCCGTCGCCGGCTTGCCCGGCGCGACCGTCAAGTCGCTGCCCTTCTCGCTCCGCGTCCTCCTCGAAAACCTGCTCCGCAACGAGGACGACGCCTTCGTCAAGAAGGCCGACGTGGAGGCGATGGCCACCTGGAACGTGAAGCAGCCGGTGGACAAGGAGATCGCCTTCCGCACCGCGCGTGTGCTGCTGCAGGACTTCACCGGCGTGCCCTGCGTGGTGGACCTTGCCGCCATGCGCGACGCCATCACCGCCTTGGGCGGCGATGCGACGAAGATCAACCCGCTGCAGCCGGTCGATCTTGTGATTGACCACTCGGTGCAGGTGGACGAGTACGGCGTGGACGCGGCGATGCTGATCAACACGCAGCTCGAGTACGAGCGCAATGGCGAGCGTTACCAGTTCCTCCGCTGGGGCCAGGACGCGCTGCGCAACTTCCGCGTCGTGCCGCCGGGCACGGGCATCTGCCACCAGGTGAACCTCGAGTACCTGGGCCAGGTGGCCTTCGTCGGCAGCGAAGGCAAGGACAAGGCCGTCTACTGCGACTCGCTGGTCGGCACGGACTCGCACACAACGATGATCAACGGCTTGGGCGTCCTGGGCTGGGGCGTGGGCGGCATCGAGGCCGAGGCGGCGATGCTTGGCCAGCCGGTGTCGATGCTGATCCCCGAGGTGGTCGGCTTCAAGCTCACGGGCAAGCTTCCGCTCGGCGCGACGGCCACGGACCTCGTGCTCACCTGCACCGAGATGCTCCGCAAGAAGAAGGTCGTGGGCAAGTTCGTCGAGTACTACGGCCCCGGCCTGAGCTCGCTCTCGCTCGCGGACCGCGCGACGATCGCCAACATGGCGCCGGAATACGGCGCGACGATGGGCTTCTTCCCGGTGGACGCCGAGACGCTCAAGTACCTGAAGTTGAGCGGCCGCAGCGAGCATCAGGTGAAGCTCGTCGAGGCGTACACGAAGGCGCAGGGACTTTTCCGCACGGACGACACACCGGACCCGGTGTTCACGGACACGCTCGAGCTGGACCTCGCGACCGTGGTGCCCTCGCTGGCCGGCCCGAAGCGTCCGCAGGACCGCATCCCGCTCACGCAGGTGAAGGCCAACTACGGTGCGTCGTACAAGGCCGAGCGCGAGCGGCTTGCCGCCGCGGCCTCGGCGAAGGCCGCGCCTACGCCCGGCTCGGCGGCCGCCGCGATGGTGGCCGAGGGCGGCACGGCGACGCTGACGCCGTCGTCGGTGGCCTGCGAGCACCGCGGCGAGAAGTTCGAGCTCAAGGATGGCGCGGTCGTCATTGCGGCGATCACGAGCTGCACGAACACGTCGAACCCCAGCGTGATGCTGGCCGCCGGCCTGCTCGCGCAGAAGGCCGTCGCGGCGGGTCTCAAGACCAAGCCCTGGGTGAAGACCTCGCTGGCCCCGGGCTCGAAGGTCGTGCGCGAGTACTTCGCCAAGGCCGGCGTGCAGCCCGCGCTCGACGCGCTGGGCTACCAGATCGTCGGCTACGGCTGCACGACCTGCATTGGCAACTCGGGTCCGTTGCCGGAGCCGATCAGCAAGGCCATCGACGACGGCAAGCTGACCGTGGCGGCGGTGCTCTCGGGCAACCGCAACTTCGAGGGCCGCGTCAACCCGCAGACGCGTTTCAACTACCTGGCCTCGCCGCCGCTGGTGGTGGCCTACGCGTTGGCCGGACGCATGGACATCGACCTCGACAAGGAACCGCTGGGCGTGGGCAAGAACGGCCCGGTGTTCCTGCGCGACATCTGGCCGACGCCGAAGGAAGTCGAGGACGTGGTCTTGGCCTCGGTGAAGCGCGAGCAGTTCGAGCGCGAGTACGGGGATGTGTTCGGCGGCGACGACGAGTGGAAGGCCATCAAGGCCCCCAAGGGCGACCGCTACAAGTGGGACGACAAGTCCACCTACGTGAAGCACCCGCCGTACTTCGAGGGCATGACGATGACGCCCCCGGGCGTCACGCCGATTGCCAATGCGCGTGTGCTCGGCATGTTCGCGGACTCCATCACCACGGACCACATCTCGCCGGCCGGATCCATCGCCGAGAAGTCGCCGGCGGGTGTGTGGCTCAAGTCGCTGGGCGTCGAGAAGAAGGACTTCAACTCCTACGGCGCGCGGCGCGGCAACCACGAGGTGATGATGCGCGGCACCTTCGCCAACATCCGCCTCAAGAACGAGCTCACGCCGGGCATGGAGGGCTGGTGGACACGCACGGCCAAGGACGCCGAGCCGACCTCCTTCTATGAAGCGGCCATGTCGTACCAGAAGGCCGGCACGCCGTTGGTGATTGTCGCAGGCAAGGAGTACGGCACCGGCTCCTCGCGCGATTGGGCGGCCAAAGGCACGGCGCTGCTCGGCGTGCGCGCGGTAATCGCCGAGAGCTTCGAGCGCATCCACCGCTCGAACCTCGTGGGCATGGGTGTGGTTCCGCTGGAGTTCGTCGACGGCGCCACGCGGCAGTCGCTGGGGCTGACGGGCTTCGAGACCATCACGATCGAGGGGATGAGCGACGCGATGAAGCCCCGCGCCACGCTCACCGTGAAGGCCACCGGCGAGGGCGGCAAGGTGACGACATTCACCGTGCGCAGCCGCATCGACACGCCGGAGGAGATGAACTACTTCCGGCACGGCGGCATCCTCCACTACGTGCTGCGGCAGTTGGCCTCCTGA
- a CDS encoding helix-turn-helix transcriptional regulator, producing the protein MKTRRSLDFPLPGLEGALAEDVGGLLERLEVPALICNGKGELLFATKGADAALARRGVIGMQSLRVCLGDVTLCVTSEGARGDSLDLTPRHRAVLALIAEGLDNTAMSARLGISVHTVRRHVEGLLSRLRVKSRQDAEMLLRHHANAVARCGATAPMLVA; encoded by the coding sequence GTGAAGACTCGACGGTCGTTGGATTTCCCCCTGCCGGGCCTCGAAGGGGCGCTCGCCGAAGACGTGGGTGGCTTGCTTGAACGCCTCGAGGTGCCGGCGCTCATCTGCAACGGGAAGGGCGAACTGCTCTTCGCGACGAAGGGCGCCGATGCCGCCCTCGCGCGCCGGGGCGTGATCGGAATGCAGAGCCTGCGCGTGTGCCTCGGCGACGTGACGCTCTGCGTGACCTCCGAGGGCGCGCGGGGCGACAGCCTGGACCTGACGCCGCGCCATCGCGCGGTGCTGGCGCTCATCGCCGAGGGACTCGACAACACGGCGATGTCCGCGCGCCTGGGCATCAGCGTCCACACCGTTCGACGCCACGTGGAAGGCCTGCTGTCGCGGCTGCGCGTGAAGTCACGGCAGGACGCGGAAATGCTCCTGAGGCATCACGCCAATGCAGTCGCGCGCTGCGGGGCTACCGCGCCGATGCTCGTCGCCTGA
- a CDS encoding helix-turn-helix transcriptional regulator, translating into MTVVSQLVELFDKLGFSVVVRDPDTAEVIGASDDGESQLLAADPAAVRVASAKVAGAVVRVEIVRTELEEPAALTPRQRAVARLLVAGKPNTVIAEELKISTHTVRRHLESIFRRLHVQNRTAAAAELRKGTIKL; encoded by the coding sequence GTGACCGTTGTGTCCCAGCTCGTCGAATTGTTCGACAAGCTGGGGTTTTCTGTTGTTGTCCGGGATCCAGACACCGCCGAGGTGATCGGGGCAAGCGATGACGGAGAGTCGCAGCTGCTCGCCGCCGATCCAGCGGCGGTTCGGGTCGCCTCCGCCAAGGTCGCCGGAGCCGTCGTTCGAGTGGAGATCGTGCGCACGGAGCTCGAGGAGCCTGCCGCCCTCACGCCGCGCCAACGGGCGGTGGCGCGGCTGCTGGTCGCGGGGAAGCCCAACACGGTGATCGCCGAGGAGCTGAAGATCTCGACCCACACGGTGCGCCGGCACCTCGAAAGCATCTTCCGCCGCCTGCACGTGCAGAATCGCACGGCTGCGGCTGCCGAACTTCGGAAGGGAACGATCAAGCTCTAG
- a CDS encoding redoxin domain-containing protein has translation MPTTYRLLAAALLLAAAVPAAAQDAAPQGGPSVGDLAPDFELQAATMTGPSQTPVRLSDFRGQTVVIAFFPKARTGG, from the coding sequence ATGCCCACCACCTATAGACTCCTCGCGGCTGCCCTTCTCCTCGCCGCGGCCGTGCCGGCCGCCGCGCAGGATGCGGCGCCGCAGGGCGGCCCGAGCGTCGGGGACCTGGCTCCCGACTTCGAGCTGCAGGCCGCAACAATGACGGGGCCGAGTCAAACGCCCGTCCGACTCTCCGACTTCAGGGGACAGACCGTCGTCATCGCCTTCTTCCCGAAGGCCAGGACCGGTGGCTGA
- a CDS encoding peroxiredoxin family protein, with product MEAYRDQYATIFKNGQGVKVLAISTDDVATLADWAAEKSFPVTFLSDKDAEVGRAYDVKAPAVNINRRVVFVVGPDGRVTHVMRPFRELSADAYTELGEAVKRASGG from the coding sequence ATGGAGGCGTACCGTGATCAGTACGCCACGATCTTCAAGAACGGCCAGGGCGTGAAGGTGCTGGCGATCAGCACTGATGACGTCGCCACGCTGGCCGACTGGGCGGCGGAAAAGTCCTTCCCCGTCACCTTCCTGAGCGACAAGGACGCCGAGGTCGGTCGCGCCTACGACGTGAAGGCCCCGGCCGTGAACATCAACCGACGCGTCGTGTTCGTCGTGGGACCCGATGGACGGGTGACGCACGTGATGCGTCCCTTCCGCGAGCTCTCGGCGGACGCATACACCGAACTTGGTGAAGCCGTGAAGCGGGCTTCCGGAGGCTGA
- a CDS encoding DUF4147 domain-containing protein, producing the protein MALRDAAQDLRDCFAAALVAADPAKAVRDGLSAREVALELGRDRPHWIIAIGKAAAAMAAAALSHCDRHQRTVAGGLVVATAVPTGDGADGRLDWLVGDHPVPGVRSAQAAERLGALSDRVGRQDVVLLLLSGGTSSLIGAPIDGVRAEDLAALHAVLLGAGVPIARINAVRKRFSRWGAGRLAAALDCWQIIPIMLADVPNEDPAMIGSGPVSPDPLEAWHVERILRDAGIAVRVPLSVASTLGAMRAGVLPETPKPGDPAFTRVEEPFVVGNTAALERAAAEAHARGYAPVLLSRTSLTGDATAAGRVLAHTLSRATPGTCLVWGGETTVRLPERHGLGGRCQQLALAAAEALHDIGAADAWLLAAGSDGRDGPAPAAGALVNSETWRQSADAGGNPLRALRDCDAFGALRDADALLPASETGTNVMDIVVAVRA; encoded by the coding sequence ATGGCGCTTCGCGATGCGGCGCAGGACCTGCGGGACTGCTTCGCCGCTGCGTTGGTGGCGGCGGATCCCGCGAAGGCCGTACGCGACGGACTCTCGGCCCGCGAAGTCGCGCTCGAACTGGGGCGCGACCGCCCGCACTGGATCATCGCGATCGGCAAGGCCGCCGCTGCCATGGCAGCGGCGGCCTTGTCGCATTGTGACCGCCACCAGCGGACGGTCGCCGGCGGCTTGGTCGTGGCGACCGCGGTCCCGACCGGAGACGGCGCCGACGGTCGCCTCGACTGGCTCGTCGGCGACCACCCGGTGCCCGGCGTGCGCTCGGCGCAGGCAGCTGAGCGCCTCGGGGCGCTGAGTGACCGGGTGGGTCGCCAGGACGTCGTGCTCCTCCTGCTGTCCGGCGGCACGTCCAGCCTGATAGGTGCGCCGATTGATGGCGTGCGCGCCGAGGATCTCGCGGCGCTGCACGCCGTGCTGCTCGGCGCGGGCGTGCCGATTGCCCGCATCAACGCCGTACGCAAGCGGTTCTCCCGCTGGGGGGCCGGACGGTTGGCCGCGGCGCTGGACTGCTGGCAGATCATCCCCATAATGCTCGCGGACGTGCCGAACGAAGACCCGGCGATGATCGGGTCGGGCCCTGTCTCCCCGGACCCGCTCGAGGCTTGGCACGTGGAGCGCATCCTGCGCGACGCCGGCATCGCGGTGCGGGTGCCACTCTCGGTGGCCTCAACGCTTGGCGCCATGCGCGCCGGCGTCCTGCCGGAGACTCCGAAACCAGGTGACCCGGCGTTCACGCGGGTGGAGGAACCCTTCGTTGTCGGCAACACCGCGGCGCTCGAGCGCGCCGCTGCCGAGGCGCACGCTCGTGGCTATGCGCCGGTGCTCCTCTCGCGGACCAGCCTGACCGGCGATGCGACCGCGGCCGGCCGGGTGCTCGCGCACACGCTCTCGCGCGCCACGCCCGGCACCTGTCTGGTTTGGGGCGGCGAGACCACGGTGCGCCTGCCGGAGCGACACGGACTCGGTGGACGCTGTCAGCAGTTGGCATTGGCCGCCGCCGAGGCGCTGCACGACATCGGCGCCGCGGACGCGTGGCTCTTGGCGGCGGGCTCGGATGGGCGGGACGGGCCAGCGCCCGCTGCCGGCGCGCTCGTGAACAGCGAGACCTGGCGGCAGAGCGCCGACGCGGGCGGCAATCCTCTGCGCGCCCTCCGCGACTGCGACGCCTTCGGCGCGCTGCGCGATGCCGACGCGCTGCTGCCGGCGTCGGAGACGGGCACCAACGTGATGGACATCGTGGTAGCGGTGCGCGCGTGA
- a CDS encoding carbon-nitrogen hydrolase gives MSARAPFTVAVLQDGVLPTTEDTLKATISRIRDAAAKGAQVILLKELFNAPYFCKKLDASRFDLAEPVPGPTVDTLAKLAKELQVVLVVPIYEKQAAGVYRNSAVVIDADGTPLGVYRKMHIPHDPMFEEKYYFAPGESDRPVQPAGMRGPDAEAGGFMVWKTRYATIGVLICWDQWYPEGARITSLLGADLLVYPTAIGWHPAEKAEWGAAQVDAWRTAQRAHAIANGVFVAAPNRVGLEPEAGTDGIEFFGHSFIVDPYGRYLAQAETGETTLIAKCDPALIEYTRRNWPFLRDRRVDAYEPILARWLGS, from the coding sequence ATGAGCGCCCGCGCCCCGTTTACCGTCGCCGTCCTCCAGGACGGCGTGCTGCCGACTACCGAAGACACGCTGAAGGCGACGATATCGCGCATCCGCGATGCCGCCGCCAAGGGCGCGCAGGTCATCCTGCTCAAGGAACTGTTCAACGCGCCGTACTTCTGCAAGAAGCTCGATGCGTCGCGCTTTGACCTCGCAGAGCCCGTGCCCGGCCCCACGGTCGACACGCTGGCCAAGCTCGCCAAGGAGCTGCAGGTCGTGCTCGTCGTGCCGATCTACGAGAAGCAGGCGGCGGGCGTGTATCGCAACAGCGCGGTGGTGATCGACGCCGACGGCACGCCGCTGGGCGTGTATCGCAAGATGCACATCCCGCACGACCCGATGTTCGAGGAGAAGTACTACTTCGCCCCCGGCGAGAGCGACCGCCCGGTGCAGCCGGCGGGCATGCGTGGGCCGGACGCCGAGGCCGGCGGCTTCATGGTCTGGAAGACGCGCTACGCGACCATCGGCGTGCTGATCTGCTGGGACCAGTGGTATCCCGAGGGCGCGCGCATCACGTCGCTGCTGGGCGCGGACCTCCTTGTGTATCCCACGGCCATCGGCTGGCATCCGGCGGAAAAGGCCGAGTGGGGCGCGGCGCAGGTGGATGCCTGGCGCACGGCGCAGCGCGCGCACGCCATCGCGAACGGCGTGTTTGTCGCCGCACCCAACCGCGTGGGGCTCGAGCCCGAGGCCGGCACGGACGGCATCGAGTTCTTTGGGCATTCGTTCATCGTGGATCCCTACGGGCGCTACCTCGCGCAGGCCGAGACCGGCGAGACCACGTTGATCGCCAAGTGCGACCCGGCGCTGATCGAGTACACGCGGCGCAATTGGCCCTTCCTGCGCGACCGGCGCGTGGACGCCTACGAGCCGATCCTCGCGCGTTGGCTTGGTAGCTGA